In Streptomyces dangxiongensis, one DNA window encodes the following:
- a CDS encoding DUF309 domain-containing protein, giving the protein MTNADASDARDRDVDGRARNSRPRDGLGRPLPYGAEGVPRQPEGLVRTPRETVSEAQVLLAKGRPFHAHEVFEDAWKSGPPDERTLWRGLAQLAVGLTHAARGNALGGARLLRRGAHAVEEWQTGRGEDRPYGMDLPGLTRWAVELAERVEHDSAPVDARTEAPRLGP; this is encoded by the coding sequence ATGACGAACGCGGACGCATCGGACGCCAGGGACCGGGACGTGGACGGGCGGGCCCGGAACTCGCGGCCCCGGGACGGGCTGGGCCGGCCGCTGCCGTACGGCGCCGAGGGTGTGCCCCGGCAGCCGGAAGGGCTCGTACGAACGCCGCGGGAAACGGTCTCCGAGGCACAGGTGCTGCTGGCCAAGGGGCGGCCCTTCCACGCGCACGAGGTCTTCGAGGACGCCTGGAAGTCGGGCCCGCCGGACGAGCGCACGCTGTGGCGTGGGCTGGCCCAGCTAGCCGTGGGGCTCACCCACGCGGCCCGCGGGAACGCCTTGGGCGGGGCCCGCCTGCTGCGGCGGGGTGCGCACGCCGTCGAGGAGTGGCAGACCGGGCGGGGCGAGGACCGGCCGTACGGCATGGACCTGCCGGGGCTGACCCGGTGGGCCGTGGAGCTGGCCGAACGGGTCGAGCACGACTCGGCACCGGTGGACGCGCGGACCGAGGCGCCCCGGCTGGGCCCCTGA